In Pseudomonadota bacterium, one DNA window encodes the following:
- a CDS encoding efflux RND transporter periplasmic adaptor subunit: MLRARVTGLGLCFALAACGVEAAGFDCLLQPSRTVELGTSVNGVIAEYFVDRGDRVRSGDPVAQLEASSQQAAVELARARAEFGKRKVARNQDLYRDDLLSIHDKDEVETESLIAELELNQASVELSLRTIRSPVDGVVMERQLDAGELVRDGVIATLARVNPLHVEVVVPVAYIGQVAVGEKAMVRPEAPVGGEYEATVTVVDSVVDAASGTFGVRLRLPNNGAKVPAGIRCQVAFAD, from the coding sequence TTGCTTAGGGCGAGAGTCACGGGACTGGGGCTGTGCTTCGCCCTGGCGGCGTGCGGCGTGGAGGCAGCTGGGTTTGATTGCCTGCTGCAACCGAGCCGAACGGTAGAGCTAGGTACCAGTGTGAACGGCGTCATCGCCGAGTACTTCGTCGATCGCGGCGATCGCGTGCGCTCGGGCGATCCCGTGGCGCAGCTGGAGGCAAGCTCCCAGCAGGCGGCGGTGGAGCTGGCACGTGCGCGGGCCGAGTTCGGCAAACGCAAGGTGGCGCGCAACCAGGATCTCTACCGCGACGATCTCCTGTCGATTCACGATAAGGACGAGGTGGAAACCGAGAGCCTGATCGCCGAACTCGAACTCAACCAGGCAAGCGTGGAGCTCTCCCTGCGAACGATCCGCAGTCCCGTCGACGGGGTGGTGATGGAGCGTCAGCTGGACGCGGGGGAGCTGGTCCGCGACGGGGTGATCGCGACGCTGGCGCGGGTCAATCCCCTGCATGTGGAGGTCGTGGTGCCCGTGGCCTACATCGGTCAGGTGGCGGTTGGCGAGAAGGCCATGGTGCGACCCGAGGCCCCTGTGGGCGGTGAGTACGAGGCAACCGTGACCGTGGTCGACTCCGTCGTAGACGCGGCCAGTGGTACCTTCGGCGTGCGCCTGCGCCTGCCGAACAACGGGGCAAAGGTGCCGGCCGGTATTCGCTGCCAGGTGGCATTCGCTGACTAA